The proteins below are encoded in one region of Triticum aestivum cultivar Chinese Spring chromosome 1B, IWGSC CS RefSeq v2.1, whole genome shotgun sequence:
- the LOC123100094 gene encoding uncharacterized protein: MGYISPPPASPLPSAQPPTLRNPEPEQSQTPEKPVPRHVLSPRPGPGVASRMSAMAATGAALRLRLLFRMLRVGELIALAALLSWSSSRAPSVAAAAMRVAGSLLFSPRFVFVLGNAIVLLLLALSRRERVEPSSATSSVGGGVEQSQAPAASFASFAAPTPPPPTPMPTQASEAPAVVVSTMAMAMATVPEEEEEVVKPVVSVTTRAVSKARAPRRTRSEKMGRRGELSRRSASPEPLPLMRRSESDNGRRRRSSVTARDVAEVGVARGWAGSDDAEEFRRTVEAFIAKQTRFRREEESMAGTLVLVE; this comes from the coding sequence ATGGGCTATATAAGCCCACCACCCGCCTCGCCTCTGCCAAGTGCTCAACCTCCCACGCTCAGAAACCCAGAGCCAGAGCAGAGCCAAACCCCCGAGAAACCTGTGCCCCGCCACGTGCTCTCGCCGCGCCCCGGACCCGGAGTAGCATCGCGCATGTCCGCCATGGCCGCCACCGGAGCAGCGCTGCGGCTTCGCCTCCTGTTCCGGATGCTGAGGGTCGGGGAGCTCATCGCCCTCGCGGCGCTCCTGTCGTGGTCCTCCTCCCGCGCGCCGTCCGTGGCCGCCGCCGCGATGCGCGTCGCCGGCTCGCTCCTCTTCAGCCCGCGATTCGTGTTCGTCCTCGGCAACGccatcgtgctcctcctcctcgcgctctccAGGCGCGAGCGCGTGGAGCCGTCCTCCGCCACCTCCTCTGTCGGCGGCGGTGTGGAGCAGAGCCAGGCCCCCGCGGCCAGCTTCGCTTCGTTCGCCGCCccgactccgccgccgccgacgccgatgCCGACGCAGGCAAGTGAAGCGCCCGCGGTGGTGGTGTCAAccatggcgatggcgatggcgacggtgccggaggaggaggaggaggtggtgaagCCGGTGGTGTCGGTGACGACGCGCGCCGTGAGCAAGGCCCGCGCGCCGAGGCGGACGCGGTCGGAGAAGATGGGCCGGCGCGGCGAGCTTTCGAGGCGGTCGGCGTCGCCGGAGCCGCTGCCGCTGATGCGGCGGTCGGAGTCGGACAACGGGCGCAGGCGGCGGTCGTCGGTGACGGCGCGGGACGTGGCGGAGGTGGGCGTGGCGCGCGGGTGGGCCGGCTCGGACGACGCGGAGGAGTTCCGGCGCACCGTGGAGGCGTTCATCGCGAAGCAGACCCGGTTCCGGCGGGAGGAGGAGTCCATGGCCGGCACGCTCGTCCTGGTCGAATAA